The following are encoded together in the Halopseudomonas salegens genome:
- the dcd gene encoding dCTP deaminase, producing the protein MSIKSDRWIRRMSQEQGMIEPYVERQVRGAEGDRVISYGVSSYGYDVRCADEFKVFTNIHSATVDPKHFDENSFVDIKSDVCIIPPNSFALARTVEYFRIPRNVLTICLGKSTYARCGIIVNVTPLEPEWEGHVTLEFSNTTTLPAKIYANEGVAQMLFFESDEPCEISYRDRGGKYQGQRGVTLPRA; encoded by the coding sequence ATGAGCATCAAATCAGACCGTTGGATACGTCGCATGTCCCAGGAACAGGGCATGATTGAACCTTATGTCGAGCGTCAGGTGCGCGGCGCCGAGGGCGATCGGGTGATTTCCTATGGGGTGTCCAGCTACGGTTATGACGTGCGCTGTGCCGATGAATTCAAGGTGTTTACCAATATTCATTCGGCAACCGTAGACCCCAAGCATTTCGATGAAAACAGCTTCGTCGATATCAAGAGTGATGTCTGCATCATTCCACCGAACTCTTTTGCCCTGGCACGCACCGTCGAATATTTCCGTATTCCGCGCAATGTGCTGACTATTTGTCTGGGCAAAAGCACCTATGCCCGGTGCGGTATTATAGTCAACGTCACGCCGCTGGAACCGGAATGGGAAGGGCATGTGACGCTGGAATTTTCCAACACCACGACCTTGCCGGCAAAAATCTATGCCAACGAAGGCGTGGCGCAGATGCTGTTCTTCGAATCTGATGAGCCCTGTGAAATATCCTACCGCGACCGTGGGGGCAAGTATCAGGGGCAGCGCGGAGTCACCCTGCCTCGCGCGTGA
- the dctP gene encoding TRAP transporter substrate-binding protein DctP has product MKWRNGCIGLAAAVMLAACGSDEPEVTTTTDPAEPEAMETVTWGFAIEEIEGSVQYEYAAHFAELVNQKTDGEVDVRIYTYGQLGGLTDIYDQVQSGAVDFAFGSGFLGGTVPESQLFSLNFVLTDDEWTNAQVLNDPAFRKHPDLLDSFRERDLHPLAVVPEGWQVWSANQEIRTPEEFAGVAIRTMDNRLLRETYQAYGADPTTMEYGELFSGMQLGQIDGNIQPVFAHQEMDFYQVQDYLIFANQAQFIATFMANKDFYDGLSDEHKTVIEEAVEALVPYIHAVQTELNNERLDIITENSDIELVYLTAEEREAFRERSLPVRDTFAEMVGERGTRLMQVLLDMVDEAQESTSDNVESAAEDAMDEAEDAAEAAADEAESLADDAAETMTE; this is encoded by the coding sequence ATGAAATGGCGTAATGGCTGTATCGGTCTGGCAGCTGCAGTAATGCTGGCAGCGTGTGGCTCGGATGAACCCGAAGTCACTACCACGACGGATCCGGCAGAACCTGAGGCGATGGAAACAGTAACCTGGGGTTTTGCCATCGAAGAGATCGAAGGCAGTGTGCAGTATGAATATGCAGCTCACTTTGCCGAGCTGGTCAACCAGAAGACCGACGGTGAAGTGGATGTGCGCATCTATACCTATGGTCAACTGGGTGGGCTGACCGACATCTACGATCAGGTGCAGTCTGGTGCCGTAGACTTTGCATTTGGTTCCGGTTTCCTCGGCGGTACGGTGCCTGAGTCGCAGCTGTTCAGCCTCAACTTCGTGTTGACTGATGACGAGTGGACCAACGCGCAAGTGCTCAATGATCCGGCGTTTCGCAAACATCCCGATCTGCTCGATTCTTTCCGTGAGCGTGATTTGCATCCGCTGGCTGTCGTGCCGGAAGGCTGGCAGGTATGGAGTGCCAACCAGGAAATTCGTACTCCAGAGGAGTTTGCCGGGGTAGCTATTCGTACCATGGATAACCGCCTGCTGCGCGAAACTTACCAGGCTTACGGTGCCGACCCGACCACCATGGAATACGGCGAGCTGTTCAGCGGTATGCAACTGGGTCAGATCGACGGCAACATCCAGCCGGTATTCGCGCATCAGGAGATGGACTTTTATCAGGTACAGGATTATCTGATTTTTGCCAATCAGGCGCAGTTTATCGCCACTTTCATGGCCAACAAGGATTTTTATGATGGTCTGAGTGACGAGCACAAGACTGTTATCGAAGAAGCCGTTGAAGCATTGGTGCCCTACATCCATGCCGTTCAGACCGAACTGAACAACGAGCGTCTGGATATCATCACCGAGAACAGTGACATTGAACTGGTTTACCTGACGGCTGAAGAGCGTGAAGCCTTCCGCGAGCGGAGTCTGCCGGTGCGTGACACTTTCGCCGAGATGGTGGGTGAGCGCGGTACTCGTCTGATGCAGGTGCTGCTGGACATGGTGGATGAGGCGCAGGAATCCACGTCTGACAACGTTGAGTCCGCAGCTGAAGATGCCATGGATGAAGCAGAAGACGCTGCCGAGGCGGCAGCAGACGAAGCTGAGTCTCTTGCCGACGATGCGGCGGAAACCATGACCGAGTGA
- a CDS encoding TRAP transporter large permease, which produces MLTWIIVVMVVLLLLGFPMMVPLLVASLLVFFLIIGMDNVGLLMGQMISGVQAWALAAVPLFIFAADLMTRGHTANRLLDLVQSFVGHLRGGLPITTAASCTLFGAVSGSTQATVVAMGGPMRPKLLEKGYKDSFSLALIINASDIALLIPPSIGMIIYGVVSGASIGALFIAGILPGLLLLVLFSVYCWIASIRMGIEPEVRVGWMLRLRALKRALLPLGFPLVVVGGIYLGAFSPTEAAAIAVLYALILEVVILRAVKISELWDVAISTGLITGVVFILVAAGNAFTYTISFAGIPQALLGPVIETIGDSQVLVLTLIAVAFFIGCMFVDPIVVILILTPLFKPAVEASGLDPIHVGVIVTLQAAIGSATPPFGCDIFTAMAVFRRPYFDVIKGTPPFIAILLFATVLLILFPQISLWLPSLAS; this is translated from the coding sequence ATGCTGACCTGGATCATTGTCGTCATGGTGGTGCTACTGCTACTCGGTTTCCCGATGATGGTGCCGCTTCTGGTTGCCAGCCTGCTGGTCTTCTTTCTGATAATCGGCATGGACAATGTCGGCCTGTTGATGGGCCAGATGATCAGCGGCGTCCAGGCCTGGGCATTGGCTGCCGTACCACTGTTCATTTTTGCTGCTGACCTGATGACGCGCGGACATACGGCCAACCGTTTACTCGATTTGGTGCAGAGTTTTGTCGGTCACCTGCGCGGCGGCTTACCTATCACCACTGCCGCCAGTTGTACCCTGTTCGGGGCTGTTTCGGGCTCCACCCAGGCCACCGTCGTAGCCATGGGCGGGCCGATGCGCCCCAAATTACTGGAAAAGGGCTACAAGGATTCCTTCAGTCTGGCGCTGATCATCAACGCCAGTGACATTGCCCTGTTGATTCCGCCCAGTATCGGCATGATCATTTATGGTGTGGTGTCAGGGGCCTCGATCGGTGCCTTGTTTATTGCCGGCATACTGCCTGGCCTCCTGCTACTTGTCCTGTTCTCCGTTTATTGCTGGATTGCTTCTATTCGCATGGGCATAGAGCCCGAAGTCAGAGTGGGCTGGATGCTGCGTCTACGAGCACTCAAGCGCGCGTTATTGCCGCTGGGCTTCCCCCTGGTGGTCGTTGGCGGCATTTATCTCGGCGCATTCAGTCCGACCGAAGCAGCTGCGATCGCCGTACTCTATGCGCTGATACTGGAAGTGGTCATCCTGCGTGCGGTAAAAATCAGTGAACTGTGGGATGTCGCCATATCCACCGGGTTGATTACCGGCGTGGTATTCATTCTCGTCGCCGCTGGCAATGCCTTCACCTACACAATTTCCTTTGCCGGCATTCCGCAAGCACTGCTCGGCCCGGTGATTGAAACGATTGGTGACAGCCAGGTGCTGGTGCTGACCCTGATCGCCGTCGCCTTTTTTATTGGCTGCATGTTTGTCGATCCAATTGTCGTCATTCTGATCCTCACACCGCTGTTCAAACCTGCAGTAGAGGCGTCCGGACTTGATCCGATTCATGTCGGGGTAATCGTCACCCTGCAGGCTGCCATCGGCTCGGCTACGCCACCCTTTGGCTGCGACATCTTTACCGCCATGGCAGTATTCCGTCGACCCTATTTTGATGTCATCAAGGGTACGCCACCCTTTATTGCCATACTCTTGTTTGCCACGGTACTGCTTATCCTGTTCCCGCAGATTTCTCTCTGGTTACCATCATTGGCCAGCTGA
- a CDS encoding methyl-accepting chemotaxis protein → MPVSQVVDVAHASQPRRFRVRPATISLFACQLALLALVLWQLSHIWQLIGLVLGVIVLGLAWHLQQGSGGDSTRLLQRLLKANGEQLDLSADDQQSDDELVKAYDQLSERLRDMFSAFQRQSLAIAISSGSSRLLAEQAAQEAKQQHSLSELIFQASEQTNNALQDISSRATNITSSNSHNLEIARSSSQQLGDAREQMAQINQVMGSFKENIQALDSTSNQIRDILTTVQDFSAQTNMLALNAAIEAARAGEQGRGFAVVADEVRNLSIKVGSAAEKISQLIEQMIKAMSGADQQTHNILQQADQASAAVSTAADQFEGMVSDFQQTNDDLLMVTSALEQLTVTNQETHQHGSAIRDLSLTIGQHMQDTFAQADRMRDGTNEVLQALCRFRLGEGHLEHVNALLLERRQIMERELDDLADQGVNLFDNHFTPIPNTKPQKHEVSWADAAIGKIRPLLDSWDQNGKDGIIYMSPVNDHGYLPTSRSASSKPPTGDPRVDAMQSNYKIFSIKTDAELENLRKCSFISMGTFVLPGTNTVFFVIFTPLFVKGKRWGALAAGVHPKVLGLQ, encoded by the coding sequence ATGCCAGTCAGTCAAGTCGTCGACGTTGCGCATGCCTCACAGCCAAGGCGTTTCCGCGTGCGCCCGGCAACAATCAGCCTGTTTGCCTGCCAGCTAGCTCTGTTGGCTCTGGTGCTCTGGCAACTCAGTCATATCTGGCAACTGATCGGTCTGGTGCTCGGGGTCATCGTGCTTGGCCTTGCCTGGCACCTGCAACAAGGCAGCGGTGGTGACAGCACTCGCTTGCTGCAACGCCTGTTGAAGGCCAACGGCGAACAACTGGACCTGTCCGCAGATGATCAGCAAAGCGATGATGAACTGGTCAAGGCCTACGATCAGTTGAGCGAACGGCTGCGTGACATGTTTTCCGCGTTTCAGCGGCAAAGTCTGGCCATTGCCATCTCGTCGGGCAGCAGCCGCTTGCTGGCGGAGCAGGCTGCCCAGGAAGCCAAACAACAACATAGCCTGTCGGAGCTGATTTTTCAGGCCAGCGAACAAACCAACAATGCCTTGCAGGACATATCCAGCCGGGCTACCAACATTACCAGCTCAAACAGCCACAACCTCGAAATCGCCCGCTCATCCAGCCAGCAGCTGGGCGATGCACGCGAGCAAATGGCTCAGATCAACCAGGTAATGGGTAGTTTCAAGGAGAACATACAGGCGCTGGACAGCACCTCCAACCAGATCCGCGACATTCTCACCACGGTGCAGGATTTTTCTGCCCAGACCAACATGCTGGCGCTTAATGCTGCCATCGAAGCTGCCCGGGCTGGTGAACAGGGTCGTGGTTTTGCCGTGGTCGCCGATGAAGTCCGCAACCTGTCCATCAAAGTTGGTAGTGCCGCCGAAAAGATCAGCCAATTGATTGAACAAATGATCAAGGCCATGTCGGGTGCCGACCAGCAAACACACAACATACTGCAGCAGGCTGACCAGGCCAGCGCAGCAGTAAGCACTGCTGCCGATCAGTTTGAAGGAATGGTCAGCGACTTTCAGCAAACCAATGATGATCTGTTGATGGTCACCAGTGCACTGGAACAGCTAACCGTGACCAATCAGGAAACCCACCAGCATGGCAGCGCCATCCGTGACCTGAGCCTGACCATCGGTCAACACATGCAGGATACTTTTGCCCAGGCCGACCGCATGCGCGATGGTACCAATGAGGTTCTACAGGCCTTGTGCCGCTTCCGGCTCGGCGAAGGCCACCTCGAACACGTCAACGCGCTCTTGCTCGAGCGACGCCAGATCATGGAGCGTGAACTCGATGATCTGGCCGATCAAGGGGTCAATCTGTTTGACAATCACTTCACCCCGATACCCAACACCAAACCTCAAAAACACGAGGTCAGCTGGGCGGATGCAGCCATCGGCAAAATTCGGCCCTTGCTGGACTCCTGGGATCAAAATGGCAAGGACGGCATCATTTATATGTCGCCGGTCAACGATCATGGATATTTACCGACCAGTCGCTCGGCCTCCTCCAAGCCGCCAACTGGCGATCCACGCGTGGACGCCATGCAGAGCAACTACAAGATCTTCTCGATCAAGACTGATGCCGAACTGGAAAACCTGCGCAAGTGCAGCTTTATCAGCATGGGAACCTTTGTTCTTCCAGGCACCAATACTGTATTTTTTGTCATCTTTACCCCGCTCTTCGTCAAGGGTAAACGCTGGGGCGCATTGGCCGCCGGGGTGCATCCCAAGGTATTGGGCTTGCAATAA
- a CDS encoding TRAP transporter small permease: MPAAILQTKRLLVGAAALLDRIIEQIEKSILGCSVLFLAGLLIIHVIGRQVFGNGVTGQVELTQISMVIMTFAGLSYAVRRARHICMSAFYDQLKGLPRKMLLVTISLSTGALLFYFSWHAWDYVSTLQGRGRTSSALSIPLWIPYLIAPIGFALAGIQYWLTALRNLTSDQLYRSFSELEAYDEVPNDGNTGL, translated from the coding sequence ATGCCTGCAGCCATACTGCAGACAAAGCGCCTGCTGGTCGGGGCAGCAGCCTTGCTCGACCGTATTATCGAACAGATCGAGAAGTCGATTCTCGGTTGCAGCGTGTTGTTTCTTGCCGGCCTGCTGATCATCCATGTGATTGGCCGCCAGGTATTTGGCAACGGTGTTACCGGCCAGGTCGAACTCACCCAGATCAGCATGGTCATCATGACCTTTGCCGGCCTCAGTTATGCGGTACGCAGGGCGCGTCACATCTGCATGTCCGCCTTTTACGATCAGCTCAAGGGTCTGCCGCGCAAAATGCTGCTGGTAACGATTTCCCTGAGTACCGGTGCGCTGTTGTTCTATTTTTCCTGGCATGCCTGGGATTATGTCAGCACCCTGCAAGGTCGTGGGCGCACCTCATCGGCATTGTCGATTCCACTATGGATTCCCTACCTGATCGCTCCCATCGGCTTTGCCCTTGCAGGTATCCAGTACTGGCTGACGGCACTGCGAAATCTGACCTCCGATCAGCTCTACCGTTCTTTCTCGGAGCTGGAGGCTTATGACGAGGTGCCGAATGACGGCAACACAGGGCTATGA
- a CDS encoding acyl-CoA dehydrogenase encodes MTLLWLLGLILCVAALAYYRSGLLNGSLATAVYLVVLTLVSPVHWVITLLLWVVFLGIAVPLNLTEWRRRSISAPLFQWFKKVLPPLSDTEQEALDAGTVWWDGDLFSGRPDWNKLHSIPQPVLTDEEKAFLDGPVEDLCRMTDEWEITTERQDLTEDMWNFIKSNGFFGLIIPKEYGGKGFSAYAHSQIAMKLASRSGDLGSTVMVPNSLGPAELLMQYGTDAQKDHYLPRLSKGQDVPCFALTSAEAGSDAGAMPDKGVICKGQWQGEEVIGLKVTWEKRYITLGPVATVLGLAFKAFDPEHLLGDEEELGITLALIPTETPGVEIGRRHFPLNAAFMNGPNSGKDVFIPMDYLIGGQDMIGQGWKMLMNCLSVGRSISLPAGGTGAAKMTSMTTGAYARIRRQFNMPIGEFEGIQEALARIGGNTYVMDATRTMTAGAVDLGEKPSVLSAVVKYHLTERMRECVNDAMDVHGGKGICMGPKNYLGRGYQSVPISITVEGANILTRNMMIFGQGAIRCHPFVLREMQLTQEKDSGKALQQFDQLLFEHIGFAVGNAAGSLLLGLTGGRLAKVPEHADTRRYYRQLSRLAAAFATLTDTSMLILGGELKRRERISARLGDVLSNLYLASATLKHYEDQGRPEEDLPFVRWGVEDLLAKTEQAMHETLLNFPDRRIGWLLRPIIFPLGRRLSPPADRIGAEVARRLMTPGAARDRLLEGCYVSKDADDVTGLLNHTLELIMTTDPLEVRIAKAIHKGELNVEPGHDELAMAAESGVVTAQEAEKVRQARAAREAVIAVDDFSPESMQPAASKSAASKPRGKKKPAVTPAE; translated from the coding sequence TTGACCCTACTCTGGCTGCTCGGCCTGATTCTCTGTGTTGCCGCCCTTGCCTACTATCGTAGCGGCCTGCTTAACGGCAGCCTGGCAACAGCTGTCTACCTTGTCGTGCTGACTCTGGTCAGTCCGGTGCATTGGGTTATTACCCTGCTGCTGTGGGTGGTTTTCCTCGGCATCGCCGTCCCCCTGAACCTGACTGAATGGCGGCGGCGCAGTATCAGTGCTCCCCTGTTCCAGTGGTTCAAGAAAGTGCTGCCCCCCTTGTCGGACACCGAACAGGAAGCGCTGGATGCCGGCACTGTATGGTGGGATGGCGACCTGTTCAGCGGCCGTCCTGACTGGAACAAGCTGCACAGCATACCCCAGCCGGTACTTACGGATGAAGAGAAGGCTTTTCTCGATGGCCCGGTGGAAGACCTTTGCCGGATGACTGACGAGTGGGAGATCACCACGGAACGTCAGGACCTGACTGAAGACATGTGGAATTTCATCAAGTCCAACGGATTCTTCGGTCTGATCATTCCCAAGGAATACGGTGGCAAAGGGTTTTCCGCCTATGCCCATTCACAGATTGCAATGAAACTGGCCAGCCGCAGCGGTGACCTTGGCTCGACCGTCATGGTACCCAACTCACTGGGGCCGGCGGAGTTGCTGATGCAATACGGTACCGATGCGCAGAAAGACCATTATCTGCCACGCTTGTCCAAGGGCCAGGATGTTCCCTGCTTTGCACTGACGTCTGCCGAAGCGGGCTCGGATGCCGGAGCGATGCCGGACAAAGGGGTTATCTGCAAGGGTCAATGGCAGGGTGAAGAGGTCATTGGTCTGAAAGTGACCTGGGAGAAGCGCTACATCACTCTGGGGCCAGTGGCTACGGTACTGGGTCTGGCCTTCAAGGCCTTTGATCCAGAGCATCTGCTGGGCGACGAAGAAGAGCTGGGAATTACGCTGGCACTGATTCCGACCGAAACACCCGGGGTCGAAATCGGCCGTCGTCATTTCCCGCTGAATGCCGCCTTTATGAATGGTCCCAACTCGGGCAAGGATGTGTTCATTCCGATGGACTACCTGATTGGCGGCCAGGACATGATCGGTCAGGGCTGGAAGATGCTGATGAATTGCCTCTCGGTCGGCCGGTCAATTTCCTTGCCGGCCGGGGGTACCGGTGCCGCCAAGATGACCAGTATGACAACTGGCGCCTATGCGCGCATCCGCCGTCAGTTCAATATGCCGATTGGTGAATTCGAGGGCATCCAGGAAGCCCTGGCGCGGATCGGCGGCAATACTTATGTGATGGATGCCACGCGTACCATGACCGCTGGCGCAGTCGATCTGGGTGAAAAGCCCTCGGTACTCTCGGCTGTGGTCAAGTACCACCTGACCGAACGCATGCGTGAATGCGTGAATGACGCCATGGACGTTCATGGCGGCAAAGGTATTTGCATGGGGCCGAAAAACTACCTGGGGCGGGGTTACCAGTCGGTACCGATCTCGATCACGGTGGAAGGGGCCAATATCCTCACCCGCAACATGATGATCTTTGGTCAAGGCGCCATACGCTGCCATCCCTTCGTGCTGCGCGAAATGCAGTTGACCCAGGAAAAAGACAGCGGCAAGGCCTTGCAGCAATTCGATCAACTACTGTTCGAGCACATTGGCTTTGCTGTTGGCAACGCTGCTGGCAGCCTGCTGCTGGGCCTGACCGGTGGTCGACTGGCGAAAGTTCCGGAACATGCCGACACCCGTCGCTATTATCGACAACTGAGTCGGCTGGCTGCCGCCTTTGCCACCCTGACTGATACCAGCATGTTGATCCTGGGTGGCGAGCTGAAGCGCCGTGAACGCATTTCTGCCCGCCTGGGTGATGTGCTCAGCAACCTGTATCTGGCCAGCGCCACGCTCAAGCATTACGAAGACCAGGGCCGCCCCGAGGAAGACCTGCCGTTCGTACGCTGGGGTGTCGAAGACCTGTTGGCAAAAACCGAGCAGGCAATGCATGAAACCTTGCTCAACTTTCCCGATCGCCGGATTGGCTGGCTGCTGCGCCCGATCATTTTCCCGCTGGGCCGTCGCCTGAGCCCACCGGCAGATCGTATTGGGGCCGAAGTCGCCCGTCGCCTGATGACTCCGGGTGCCGCTCGGGATCGCCTGCTGGAAGGCTGCTATGTCAGCAAGGACGCCGACGATGTCACTGGCCTGCTCAACCACACGCTGGAATTGATCATGACCACCGATCCCCTGGAAGTTCGCATCGCCAAAGCCATTCACAAAGGCGAATTGAACGTGGAACCGGGTCATGACGAGCTGGCAATGGCTGCCGAGAGCGGTGTCGTGACCGCCCAGGAAGCCGAAAAAGTGCGTCAGGCTCGTGCCGCTCGTGAAGCAGTCATCGCGGTTGATGACTTTTCTCCTGAGTCAATGCAGCCTGCGGCGAGCAAAAGTGCCGCGTCCAAACCCCGCGGCAAGAAGAAACCGGCCGTAACACCAGCCGAGTAA
- the apbC gene encoding iron-sulfur cluster carrier protein ApbC, translating into MNMIEHSAVEAALKNYRDPYLNTDLISAGCLRELQIEQDQVRVELELGYAANSLCPGIGQMLQVAVEAVPGVASAIVNVRCVVARAPVQGSLAGMDKVRNIIAVASGKGGVGKSTTAVNLALALHREGARVGVLDADIYGPSMGLMLGLPEGTRPEVRDEKWFVPPTAHGIQVMSMAFLLDDNTPAVWRGPMVSGALLQLLTQTHWDELDYLVVDMPPGTGDIQLTLAQKVPVSGAVIVTTPQDLALLDAKKGIEMFHKVHIPVLGVVENMAVHICSNCGHAEHLFGAGGGEKLAEQYGVDLLASMPLSMMIREQSDGGTPTVIAEPECQISMLYQDIARHVGARLAERANDDAGGPQISISDD; encoded by the coding sequence ATGAATATGATCGAGCACTCAGCCGTGGAAGCGGCGCTGAAAAATTACCGTGACCCATACCTGAACACCGACCTGATCAGTGCCGGTTGCTTGCGCGAGTTGCAGATTGAGCAGGATCAGGTGCGTGTCGAGCTGGAGCTGGGTTACGCAGCCAACAGCCTGTGCCCCGGTATTGGCCAGATGTTGCAGGTGGCCGTTGAAGCTGTCCCCGGCGTCGCATCCGCCATTGTCAACGTGCGATGCGTGGTAGCGCGGGCGCCAGTGCAGGGCTCACTGGCAGGTATGGACAAGGTGCGTAATATTATCGCGGTGGCCTCGGGCAAAGGTGGGGTGGGCAAATCCACTACTGCCGTCAATCTGGCCCTGGCTTTGCATCGGGAAGGCGCCCGGGTTGGTGTCCTGGATGCGGACATATACGGCCCCAGCATGGGGTTGATGCTGGGTTTGCCTGAAGGTACCCGCCCTGAAGTGCGTGATGAGAAGTGGTTCGTACCACCAACAGCCCACGGCATACAGGTGATGTCCATGGCTTTTCTGCTGGATGACAACACGCCAGCGGTTTGGCGCGGCCCCATGGTGTCCGGCGCGCTCTTGCAGTTGCTGACCCAGACGCATTGGGATGAGCTGGATTACCTGGTGGTGGATATGCCGCCGGGCACTGGTGATATCCAACTGACCCTGGCACAGAAAGTACCGGTGAGCGGTGCGGTGATTGTCACCACCCCCCAGGATCTGGCCTTGCTGGATGCGAAGAAAGGCATCGAAATGTTCCACAAGGTGCATATTCCGGTGCTGGGTGTGGTCGAGAATATGGCTGTGCACATTTGCTCGAATTGTGGCCATGCCGAACATCTGTTTGGTGCCGGTGGCGGCGAAAAGCTCGCCGAGCAATATGGTGTCGACCTGTTGGCCTCTATGCCGTTGTCGATGATGATTCGCGAACAGTCGGATGGCGGAACACCTACGGTGATTGCCGAGCCAGAGTGCCAGATCAGCATGCTCTATCAGGATATTGCCCGGCATGTCGGGGCGCGATTGGCTGAGCGTGCGAATGATGATGCCGGTGGGCCGCAGATCAGTATCAGTGATGACTGA
- a CDS encoding alpha/beta fold hydrolase translates to MLQHPAGSTRLATLVLAHGAGAPMDSPYMELLAAHLLSEGLSVLRFEFPYMAERRNGGRKRPPNPMPRLEEAFRQQLDGVAGPALLGGKSMGGRVASHILEHSDALGAIAFGYPFHPPGKPERLRTEHLQQQGKPILIVQGTRDPFGREHEVAGYGLADSVEVRWLHDGEHDLRPTKASGRSQEDLIAAAAVEAGLFARRLLRQ, encoded by the coding sequence ATGCTGCAACATCCTGCCGGTTCCACTCGTCTGGCTACGCTGGTGTTGGCGCATGGTGCAGGGGCGCCGATGGATAGCCCCTATATGGAGTTATTGGCCGCCCATTTGCTGTCAGAGGGGTTGAGTGTACTGCGTTTCGAGTTCCCCTATATGGCCGAGCGTCGTAACGGTGGGCGCAAACGTCCACCAAATCCGATGCCGCGGCTGGAGGAGGCTTTTCGTCAGCAGCTGGACGGGGTGGCCGGGCCGGCATTACTGGGCGGAAAATCCATGGGGGGTCGGGTTGCCAGCCATATTCTTGAACATTCCGATGCGCTTGGCGCCATTGCCTTTGGCTATCCGTTCCATCCCCCCGGCAAGCCGGAACGCTTGCGCACAGAGCATTTACAACAGCAGGGAAAACCGATTCTGATCGTGCAGGGGACCCGTGATCCGTTTGGGCGCGAGCATGAGGTGGCAGGCTATGGTCTGGCGGATAGCGTCGAGGTGCGCTGGTTGCATGATGGCGAGCATGATCTGCGCCCGACCAAGGCGTCCGGGCGCTCTCAGGAAGACTTGATCGCAGCTGCAGCCGTCGAGGCGGGCCTTTTTGCCCGCCGATTGCTGCGGCAATGA
- a CDS encoding PA2817 family protein, with translation MPVTLSYHDYHLALLKSLFDTLRAQAMLMEQVPEESNQLFFERFEELIEQLEQGEQDSLYKGQDIICQIISRYPQIAQLIPRDLLWYFGGDCLHFMPDEEIVKYQQLDELQAEALDRGEDFDWVSARQAAF, from the coding sequence ATGCCCGTCACCCTCAGCTATCACGACTACCACCTCGCCCTGCTGAAAAGCCTGTTCGATACCCTGCGCGCGCAAGCCATGCTGATGGAGCAGGTGCCCGAGGAAAGCAATCAACTGTTTTTCGAACGCTTCGAGGAATTGATCGAACAACTTGAGCAAGGCGAGCAGGACAGCCTCTACAAGGGGCAGGACATCATCTGCCAGATCATCAGTCGCTACCCACAGATCGCCCAACTGATTCCACGTGACCTGCTGTGGTATTTCGGTGGCGACTGCCTGCATTTCATGCCGGACGAAGAGATTGTCAAATACCAGCAGCTCGATGAGCTGCAAGCAGAGGCACTGGATAGAGGCGAAGACTTTGACTGGGTATCAGCGCGGCAAGCAGCCTTCTGA